A genomic window from Geovibrio ferrireducens includes:
- a CDS encoding type II toxin-antitoxin system RelE/ParE family toxin, producing MIVSFRHKGLEKYYSTGSKSGIVPQYEKRLRAILARLDVAASAEDMNLPGLALHKLSGSLDGFMSVSVFGNWRVIFRLEEGNVLDVDYLDYH from the coding sequence ATGATAGTCAGCTTCAGGCATAAAGGATTAGAAAAATATTACAGCACAGGCAGCAAGTCCGGAATTGTTCCTCAGTATGAAAAAAGGCTGAGAGCTATTCTGGCCAGACTGGATGTTGCAGCATCGGCAGAAGATATGAACCTGCCGGGTCTTGCTTTACATAAGCTGTCAGGTAGCCTTGACGGGTTTATGTCTGTATCTGTTTTCGGTAATTGGCGAGTCATTTTCAGGCTGGAAGAAGGCAACGTCCTTGATGTTGATTACTTGGATTATCACTGA
- the modC gene encoding molybdenum ABC transporter ATP-binding protein has translation MLEFRALKHYPAFTLDVSFKTTEGMVTGLFGRSGSGKTSIINIAAGLVKPDEGYVSVGGKVLYDSRNKINLPAPSRSSGYIFQDGRLFPHMTVEANLRYGMKRSTENGHKAKFDDVVELLGIGELLKRRPHRLSGGEKQRVAIGRALLSSPDFLLMDEPLSALDSNRKEELIPFIGKMVQTFKLPVLYVTHSIDELFSLCDNVVLMNNGKCTDSGSVEDVVSRPANREILSLSGRVSVLRAYAVSESEPSIITFENGKLGIPTSKHATGTELRVAVHSDDVTLALNKPTGLSARNIMKGTVTAMDRSDDGAVAVTVDVGLPVYATITRSAASELGIRAGMEIYVIMKTIALSRLSVPFIH, from the coding sequence CAAAACAACAGAAGGAATGGTGACAGGGCTCTTCGGGCGCTCAGGCTCCGGCAAAACCAGCATAATCAACATTGCTGCGGGGCTTGTTAAACCTGATGAGGGATATGTATCCGTCGGCGGCAAAGTTCTTTATGACAGCAGAAATAAAATCAACCTCCCTGCGCCCTCCCGCAGTTCCGGCTACATCTTTCAGGACGGCAGACTTTTCCCTCATATGACAGTGGAGGCCAACCTCCGCTACGGAATGAAGAGAAGCACAGAGAACGGACACAAGGCGAAGTTTGATGATGTTGTGGAGCTTCTTGGGATAGGCGAACTGCTGAAACGCAGACCGCACAGGCTCTCCGGCGGTGAAAAGCAAAGGGTGGCTATCGGGCGCGCCCTGCTCTCCTCGCCCGACTTTCTCCTTATGGACGAACCGCTTTCCGCCCTTGATTCCAACAGGAAGGAGGAGCTTATCCCCTTCATCGGCAAAATGGTGCAGACCTTCAAGCTTCCTGTGCTTTATGTAACTCACTCTATAGATGAGCTTTTCAGCCTGTGCGATAATGTGGTGCTGATGAATAACGGAAAATGCACTGATTCGGGCTCTGTGGAGGATGTTGTGTCACGTCCGGCAAACAGGGAGATACTCAGCCTCAGCGGACGGGTAAGTGTTCTGCGGGCTTATGCCGTTTCGGAAAGCGAGCCCTCAATCATTACATTCGAAAACGGAAAGCTTGGCATCCCCACTTCAAAACACGCAACAGGAACTGAGCTTCGTGTCGCTGTGCATTCCGATGATGTGACCCTTGCACTGAATAAGCCAACAGGGTTAAGCGCCAGAAACATAATGAAAGGCACTGTAACAGCCATGGACAGGAGTGATGATGGTGCGGTTGCCGTCACTGTGGATGTCGGACTTCCGGTCTACGCCACAATAACACGCTCTGCCGCTTCGGAACTCGGCATAAGGGCAGGGATGGAGATTTATGTAATAATGAAAACCATCGCCCTTTCAAGACTCAGCGTTCCTTTTATACATTAA
- a CDS encoding SLC13 family permease, with product MMTAIWSRLWDWHDETKALVLYSPKALLRKFHNQHFSSADEREEKSIDLADEMEQAPAEHVRRLQTGPDGVKEDEPREYTRRQFIGLILGPVLFVLMLVVPAPAGMEPAAQKMAAVAFLMACWWMCESIPIPATSLLPIPLFPVLGLMPTGKAAAPYANDLIYLFMGGFIIALAMQRWNLHRRIAMNIVKVVGFSPSRLIFGFMAATAVLSAFVSNTATAVMMMPIGLAIIYHVVEEGKKEGLDKVIDFSPEKFAFGLNLMLGIAYAASIGGIATLIGTPPNTVLAGYMSKTFGYEITFAKWLAVGVPLVIVTLPLCWLWLIKVANPMKLKKVPGGKELIEAELKRMGSMSAGERWTALVFGLTAFAWIFRAKLAFLFPDPKMVTDAAIAMVGGLVLFLIPINMKKNEFVMDWHWAAKMPWGVLILFGGGLALSDGFKTTKLADWIGMQVGLLEHAPIFVLIIAVTTLIIFLTELTSNTATAAMVMPILAAVAVGLGQNPLLLTVPAAIAASCAFMLPVATPPNAIVFGSGYVTIPQMVRSGFGLNVLGIVITVAVTYLIVVPAFGVEFGIVPEWAKVITGK from the coding sequence AGGCTTTGGGACTGGCACGACGAGACAAAGGCACTCGTGCTTTATAGTCCCAAAGCATTACTCAGGAAATTCCACAACCAACACTTCTCATCCGCTGATGAGAGAGAGGAAAAAAGCATCGACCTCGCAGACGAGATGGAGCAGGCGCCCGCTGAGCATGTGCGCAGACTCCAGACAGGCCCTGACGGCGTGAAAGAGGATGAGCCCCGCGAATACACCAGACGCCAGTTCATCGGTCTGATTCTCGGCCCTGTTCTTTTTGTACTTATGCTTGTTGTCCCCGCACCCGCAGGTATGGAGCCCGCCGCACAGAAAATGGCAGCGGTTGCTTTCCTTATGGCATGCTGGTGGATGTGTGAGTCTATCCCGATTCCGGCCACAAGTCTTCTTCCTATACCCCTTTTTCCGGTACTCGGTCTCATGCCCACCGGCAAAGCGGCTGCACCCTATGCCAATGACCTGATCTATCTCTTCATGGGCGGTTTCATAATAGCGCTTGCTATGCAGAGGTGGAACCTTCACCGCAGAATAGCCATGAATATTGTAAAAGTTGTCGGCTTCTCGCCCAGCAGACTTATTTTCGGCTTCATGGCGGCCACTGCCGTTCTTTCCGCTTTCGTTTCCAACACAGCAACCGCAGTTATGATGATGCCCATCGGCCTTGCCATAATTTATCACGTTGTTGAGGAAGGAAAAAAAGAAGGTCTCGACAAGGTCATAGATTTCTCGCCCGAAAAGTTCGCCTTCGGCCTTAACCTCATGCTGGGTATCGCTTACGCCGCGTCAATCGGCGGTATCGCGACTCTTATAGGAACTCCGCCCAATACTGTTCTTGCCGGATATATGTCAAAAACATTCGGTTATGAAATAACTTTCGCAAAATGGCTTGCTGTAGGCGTGCCTCTTGTTATAGTGACACTTCCCCTTTGCTGGCTGTGGCTTATCAAGGTGGCAAACCCCATGAAGCTCAAAAAGGTTCCCGGCGGTAAAGAGCTTATCGAAGCGGAACTTAAAAGAATGGGCAGCATGAGTGCCGGGGAACGCTGGACTGCGCTTGTTTTCGGCCTTACAGCATTCGCATGGATATTCAGGGCAAAACTCGCTTTCCTTTTCCCCGATCCCAAAATGGTTACAGATGCTGCCATTGCAATGGTAGGAGGGCTTGTTCTCTTCCTTATCCCTATAAATATGAAGAAAAACGAATTTGTCATGGACTGGCACTGGGCTGCTAAAATGCCATGGGGAGTTCTCATACTCTTCGGCGGCGGTCTTGCGCTTTCCGATGGTTTTAAGACCACAAAGCTTGCAGACTGGATAGGTATGCAGGTCGGACTTCTTGAACACGCACCGATATTTGTATTGATAATTGCGGTCACAACACTTATTATCTTTCTTACAGAACTCACATCAAACACCGCTACAGCGGCAATGGTTATGCCCATTCTCGCGGCTGTTGCGGTAGGCTTGGGGCAGAACCCGCTTCTGCTCACCGTTCCCGCGGCTATTGCGGCTTCGTGCGCTTTCATGCTGCCAGTGGCTACACCCCCGAACGCCATAGTTTTCGGGTCGGGCTATGTCACCATTCCGCAGATGGTAAGAAGCGGCTTCGGGCTTAATGTGCTCGGCATAGTTATCACTGTCGCGGTAACTTACCTGATAGTTGTTCCCGCCTTCGGCGTGGAGTTCGGCATTGTTCCTGAGTGGGCAAAAGTTATTACCGGTAAATAA
- a CDS encoding DMT family transporter, with product MKQAFIALHLSIFIAGFTGLFGRLITLDAGALVWWRVFVAALCFWLILKFSGKFRLYSAEEIIQAAGVGAVLCLHWILFYGSIKASNVSVGVVCFSLTGFFTALLEPLMLRIRFNFKELFYGFFSVAGILLIFHFDSRYRLGIGLGIVSSLACALAITMNKLVIPKFSYIPLLTFYEIAGGLIFLSALAPVYLYFFGAGAVIPDARNLFFIIILAVFCTIGLQLLQIYALKRISAFTVNLSYNLEPIYTIILAAVIFREMSEVNASFFAGLGIIILSVLLQMRDVVRKAK from the coding sequence ATGAAACAGGCATTCATAGCACTCCATCTTTCCATATTCATAGCGGGTTTCACGGGACTTTTCGGCCGTCTCATCACTCTGGATGCGGGTGCGCTGGTGTGGTGGCGTGTGTTTGTTGCCGCACTTTGCTTCTGGCTTATACTGAAATTCAGCGGGAAATTCCGCCTCTACAGTGCAGAGGAGATTATACAGGCAGCCGGCGTTGGCGCTGTGCTGTGTCTGCACTGGATTTTGTTTTACGGAAGCATAAAGGCATCAAACGTTAGTGTCGGTGTGGTCTGCTTTTCTCTGACAGGATTCTTCACCGCCCTTCTGGAGCCGCTTATGCTCCGAATCCGTTTCAACTTCAAAGAGCTTTTCTACGGCTTCTTTTCCGTGGCGGGCATACTGCTTATATTCCATTTTGACAGCCGCTACAGGCTTGGCATAGGGCTCGGCATAGTCTCCTCCCTTGCGTGTGCGCTGGCGATTACCATGAACAAGCTTGTCATCCCAAAGTTTTCGTATATTCCGCTGCTCACTTTTTATGAGATAGCAGGAGGGCTTATTTTCCTTTCCGCCCTTGCCCCTGTGTATCTCTATTTCTTCGGCGCAGGAGCAGTGATTCCCGATGCACGGAACCTGTTTTTTATTATCATCCTTGCGGTTTTCTGCACAATAGGGCTGCAGCTTCTGCAAATTTATGCCCTCAAGAGGATCTCGGCTTTCACCGTGAATCTGTCATATAACCTTGAGCCTATCTATACGATTATTCTGGCGGCAGTGATTTTCAGGGAGATGAGCGAGGTCAACGCATCATTCTTCGCTGGTCTGGGTATCATTATTCTCTCTGTTCTGCTCCAGATGCGGGATGTGGTGAGGAAGGCGAAGTAA
- a CDS encoding HigA family addiction module antitoxin — MAMFNPPHPGETIKELCLEPLGLSVTKAAEGLGVTRKAFSELINGKSGISPLMAIRLSRAFGGTPESWLKQQMMYDLWKAEKEADKLDVKDFKNAI, encoded by the coding sequence ATGGCAATGTTTAATCCTCCTCATCCGGGAGAAACAATTAAAGAGCTATGTTTAGAACCGCTGGGGTTGTCCGTAACAAAAGCCGCAGAAGGGCTTGGAGTAACCAGAAAAGCTTTCTCTGAACTTATAAATGGAAAATCAGGGATTTCACCGCTTATGGCGATAAGACTTTCCAGAGCATTCGGCGGAACTCCTGAAAGCTGGCTCAAACAGCAGATGATGTATGATCTCTGGAAGGCAGAAAAGGAAGCTGACAAACTTGATGTAAAAGATTTTAAAAACGCTATTTAA
- a CDS encoding GmrSD restriction endonuclease domain-containing protein, with the protein MNQNIASRLVTDTPLIKDLISEIKKGEIKVPQFQRPFVWKEEQAIRLLDSISSSYPVGSLLLWRTKSKLATERNIGDFKLPDADDMSPTNYVLDGQQRLTVIYACFGAPDEEDGFNVVFDLNKQEFSKKTDIKENYLFPLRWIFITTKLLNFRTALSEHPEATVFQERLDKLIDIITNYRIPVVILKELTVEEVCPIFERINSSGTRLSTYDLMVAATWTQTFNLNDEVKAISEALEAKRYEEISGDTILKCLSAIKYTSTKKDTILSLRKLSRAEMNSLVDTTKEALLKTVDLLTTEFKIYSWAFLPYEAILVIICFIYARKNTLDQEAHIRLKRWFWSSAFAERYRGAADSLITSDLTRIEEYIVNCKDVPGLLANIPSKDELASVLFRSNVSRTRAFILLLASLNPQNITNGAKIDVTNALSVFNQKQFHHIYPKAYLKNLSIDDRQMNLISNICMLSASENNLIRDNDPNKYIPNLIEQLDDRYEDIFKTNLLPILKANDYRKLAYDEFLELRIELIHERMSLMCNGKI; encoded by the coding sequence TTGAATCAAAATATTGCAAGCCGCTTAGTAACAGATACACCATTGATTAAAGATCTCATTAGTGAGATAAAAAAGGGAGAAATTAAAGTTCCACAATTTCAGCGCCCTTTTGTTTGGAAAGAGGAACAGGCTATACGTTTACTTGATAGTATTTCAAGCAGCTATCCAGTAGGGAGTTTGTTACTTTGGAGAACAAAATCAAAACTTGCAACTGAGAGAAATATTGGAGACTTTAAACTACCGGACGCAGATGATATGAGCCCGACTAACTATGTACTTGATGGACAACAACGTTTAACTGTAATTTATGCGTGTTTTGGAGCACCTGACGAAGAAGACGGTTTTAATGTTGTTTTTGATTTAAATAAACAGGAATTTTCAAAAAAAACAGATATAAAAGAAAATTATTTATTTCCATTAAGATGGATTTTTATCACAACAAAATTATTAAATTTTAGGACAGCTTTATCAGAACATCCTGAAGCAACTGTCTTTCAGGAGCGACTTGACAAATTGATTGATATAATAACTAATTATCGAATACCTGTAGTCATTCTCAAAGAGTTAACCGTTGAAGAAGTTTGCCCAATTTTCGAAAGAATTAATAGTTCGGGAACAAGATTGTCAACATACGATTTGATGGTTGCGGCGACATGGACGCAAACTTTCAACTTGAATGATGAGGTTAAAGCTATTTCCGAAGCATTAGAAGCAAAAAGATACGAAGAAATAAGCGGAGATACTATTCTCAAATGCTTATCAGCTATAAAATATACTAGTACAAAAAAAGATACAATACTATCATTAAGAAAGTTGTCACGAGCAGAAATGAATAGCTTAGTCGATACCACAAAAGAAGCATTATTAAAAACGGTAGATTTATTAACAACTGAATTTAAGATCTATAGCTGGGCTTTTTTACCTTATGAAGCAATTTTGGTAATAATTTGCTTTATTTATGCCAGAAAGAATACGCTTGATCAAGAGGCACATATTCGCCTTAAGAGATGGTTTTGGAGTAGTGCTTTCGCTGAACGTTATAGAGGTGCAGCTGATTCCTTGATAACATCTGACTTAACACGTATTGAAGAGTATATAGTAAACTGTAAAGATGTCCCTGGCTTACTTGCTAATATTCCTTCCAAAGATGAGCTAGCTTCTGTCTTATTTCGGAGTAACGTTTCTCGCACCAGAGCATTTATACTGTTACTCGCATCATTAAACCCCCAAAACATTACCAATGGTGCCAAAATTGATGTAACTAATGCACTCTCTGTCTTTAATCAGAAGCAATTTCATCATATATACCCGAAAGCTTACCTTAAAAATCTTAGTATAGATGATCGTCAAATGAATCTTATTTCTAATATATGTATGCTTTCAGCATCAGAAAATAATCTTATCCGCGATAACGATCCAAATAAATATATACCTAATTTAATAGAACAACTAGATGATCGGTATGAAGATATTTTTAAAACAAACTTACTACCAATACTCAAAGCCAATGATTACAGGAAATTAGCATACGATGAATTCCTTGAATTAAGAATCGAGCTCATACATGAACGTATGTCGTTAATGTGCAACGGAAAAATATAA
- a CDS encoding type II toxin-antitoxin system RelE family toxin, translating to MAWVVEYTGEAAQDLKNLDKTQQIHVLKAVKKVSANPLLITEGGYGKPLGNKVSGKLAGYMKIKLSALGLRVVYSIERKEGVMRIVIISVRDDSAVYKMAQKRIKGK from the coding sequence ATGGCGTGGGTAGTTGAATACACAGGGGAAGCAGCACAGGATTTAAAAAATCTTGATAAAACTCAGCAAATACATGTTCTTAAAGCAGTGAAGAAGGTTTCGGCAAATCCTTTGCTCATTACCGAAGGCGGTTACGGTAAACCTTTGGGCAATAAGGTGTCTGGCAAGCTTGCGGGATATATGAAGATAAAGCTCTCAGCTCTGGGACTTAGAGTTGTTTACAGTATAGAAAGAAAAGAAGGTGTGATGAGGATTGTTATTATTTCTGTCAGGGATGATTCAGCCGTTTATAAAATGGCTCAGAAAAGAATAAAAGGTAAATAG